GAACATGGATAAGTCCGGTTTTCTCACTTAAGCAAAGAGGCGTTCACGCAGCAGCACCGCGCTTTCTTGCGTTCCGCGCCATTCATGAACAGTATTAATTAGCTACAACATTAACCAGTTTGTCTGGAACAACAATCACTTTTCGGATCGTTTTCCCTTCTACCCATTTTTTTACACTTTCTTCATTTAAAGCCATTTTTTCAAGTTCCTCTTTTTCTGTACCTACAGGAACACTCAGTTTTGCGCGAACTTTCCCCATCACCTGCAATACAACCTCAACTTCTTCTTGCACAAGTTTCGATTCGTCATAGGCTGGCCAGCCTGCTAAACTGATGGAATCCTCCTTGCCAAGCTTTTGCCAGATTTCTTCACACATATGTGGCGCAACTGGAGAAAGAAGCTTCACAAAACCTTCCGCATAATTTTTAGGAATCGAATCTACTTTATAACATTCATTTACAAATACCATCATTTGGGAGATACCTGTATTAAAATGAAGATTCTCAAAGTCCTCTGTCACCTTCTTGACTGTTTCATGGTACACTTTATCCAACTCTGTTGCCGCATCATCTGTAATTCGGTCTGTTAATGATTGATCATCATTCATATACAATCTCCAAACACGATCTAAGAAACGACGGGAGCCGTCCAAACCGTTTGTGGACCAGGCGACAGAAGCATCCAGCGGCCCCATGAACATTTCATACAAACGCAATGTATCTGCACCATGAGAAGAAATAATATCATCCGGATTAACCACATTTCCTTTTGATTTACTCATCTTCTCGTTACCTTCTCCAAGAATCATTCCTTGGTTATATAATCTCTGGAAAGGTTCTTTTGTAGAAACCACACCGATATCATAAAGGAATTTATGCCAGAAGCGTGCATACAGCAGATGAAGCACAGCGTGTTCTGCTCCTCCGATATAAATGTCAATCGGGAACCATTCTTTCAATGCTTCCGGATCAGCAAGCTGTTCCGCATTATGCGGATCCACATAACGCAGGAAGTACCAGCAGCTGCCGGCCCATTGCGGCATCGTATTCGTTTCTCTTCGGCCTTTCATTCCTGTTTCCAGATCGACCACACTTACCCATGCTTCGTTGTTAGCAAGCGGAGATTCTCCTGTTCCAGATGGTTTAATCTCTGTCATTTCCGGAAGTTCCAGTGGAAGCTCTTCTTCCGGAACAGTTGACATGCTGCCGTCTTCCCAGTGAATAATCGGAATCGGTTCTCCCCAATAGCGCTGTCTTGCAAAAAGCCAGTCACGCAAACGGTACGTAATTTTCTTTGTGCCTTTTTTGTTTTCTTCCAGCCATGCAATCATTTTCGAAATAGCTTCATCCTGATCCAGACCATTCAGGAATTCCGAATTAACGTGCGGACCGTCTCCTACATAAGCTTCCTCTTCTATATTCCCGCCAGCGACAACTTCTTTAATTGGCAGTTCAAATACGCTGGCAAATTCATAGTCACGCTCATCGTGGGCAGGTACGGCCATGATTGCTCCGCTTCCATAGCTCATCAATACATAGTCCGCTACCCAAATTGGCATTTTTTCACCATTAGCAGGGTTGATCGCATAAGCTCCTGTAAATACGCCTGTTTTTTCTTTAGCAAGGTCAGTACGCTCTAAATCTGATTTTGTTTGTATTTCATGCAAATATTTTTCCACAGCTGCTTTTTGCTCTGCCGTTGTAATCTTTTCCACAAATTCATGTTCTGGCGCCATCACGGCATACGTTGCCCCGAACAAAGTATCTGGACGTGTTGTAAATACGGTGAATGTTTCCTCATGTCCTTCAATGGAAAAAGTCACCTCAGCACCTTCCGAACGTCCAATCCAATTACGTTGCATTTCTTTTAAGCTCTCCGGCCAATCCAGATCTTCCAAATCAGAAAGCAGCCGATCAGCGTATGCTGTTATTTTAAGCATCCATTGTTTCATCGGTTTACGAACAACCGGATGTCCGCCGCGTTCACTTTTTCCATCAATGACTTCTTCATTTGCCAAAACGGTTCCGAGAGCTGGACACCAGTTAACAGCCACTTCATCCATATAAGCCAAATCATTTTCATACAGTTTTTTAAAAATCCATTGTGTCCACTTATAGTAATCAGGATCTGTAGTGTTTACTTCTCTATCCCAATCATAAGAAAAACCGAGCTCTTTAATCTGCCTTTTAAAGATTTGGATATTTGCTTCTGTAAATTCCTTGGGACTATTCCCTGTATCAATAGCATATTGCTCCGCCGGGAGCCCAAAAGCATCCCAGCCCATTGGATGCATGACCTCATATCCTTGCATTCTTTTCATTCTCGCTAAAATATCTGTCGCTGTATAACCTTCCGGATGTCCAACATGCAAACCTTGACCGGACGGATAAGGAAACATATCCAGCGCATAAAATTTTTCTTTATTGGAAAATGTATTTGTTTTAAATGTGTGATTATGATCCCAATACTTTTGCCATTTTTTCTCGATTTCCTGATGTGGAAAACTCATCGTCTTTCTTCCTCCTTCAACACTCTTGTATCATTCCATCTCTAGATGAAATTAACATTTATATCCTAAAATTACTAAAAACAGGTATAAAAAAAGCCACTCATCCCAAGAAAGGGACGAGAAGCTGTGATTATTCCCGCGGTACCACCCAAATTAACGCTTAAAGCGTTCGCTTGACATCGATAACGTGGATGAAACGGCAGCAACTACTTTTTCATTGCCGCAACCTAAAAAGGTGAGTTCATACGCCTATCAGTAGCAGTTCACACCACCCACTGCTTCTCTAAAACTGACACAACCTATTACTATTCCTTTTTCATCGTTTTTTCATTTTATCATAGATATTGGAATTATAATGAAATAAACATACCCTGTCAAGTTGACCTAAATGAATCCTACCCTTAGTATACACATATTTTTTCAATTGGAAACAGGATATTAGAGAAAATTTCATACCATCCTATCATCCGTAGTAAACATGAGCGTGTTTTTCTTGTTATAATTAGAAATACATTTTTCAATATCATACATAAGGAGACAACAACATGTTACTAAACGTTTTAACTTGTGCGCACTCTCTATTAAAGGAGAGCCTTCAAGAAGGAGATATTGCCATTGACGCCACCTGCGGGAATGGGCATGACACATTATTTTTGAGCCAGGCTGTAGGCAACTCTGGGAAAGTGTATGGATTTGATATCCAAGCGCAAGCTATCCAAAAAACAAACGAGAAATTACAGGAAAATGACTGTCACAATGTATCCCTGATTCAGGACAGCCACGAAAAGATATCTACCTATATGAAAGAAGTTATTTTGGGCGGAGCTATTTTCAATCTCGGTTATTTACCTCAAAGTGATAAGTCTATTATCACCAAAGCCCCTTCCACTATAACTGCTATCCAGGCTATATTAGAAAAACTAAAACCAAACGGACGGCTGATCTTAGTCATTTATTATGGTCATCCGGGAGGCGAGGAAGAAAAAGAAGCGATTCTTGCTTACACGTCACAATTGGATCAAAAAGAATACCAGGTGCTCAGGTACCAATTTATCAATCAGCAAAACCAGGCTCCATTTTTAATTGCCATCGAAAAAAAGAAACGTTCCTGAATTTGGACAGGACGTTTCTTATATTTGTTACGTAATCCCCAAGAATAAT
The nucleotide sequence above comes from Oceanobacillus timonensis. Encoded proteins:
- the leuS gene encoding leucine--tRNA ligase, yielding MSFPHQEIEKKWQKYWDHNHTFKTNTFSNKEKFYALDMFPYPSGQGLHVGHPEGYTATDILARMKRMQGYEVMHPMGWDAFGLPAEQYAIDTGNSPKEFTEANIQIFKRQIKELGFSYDWDREVNTTDPDYYKWTQWIFKKLYENDLAYMDEVAVNWCPALGTVLANEEVIDGKSERGGHPVVRKPMKQWMLKITAYADRLLSDLEDLDWPESLKEMQRNWIGRSEGAEVTFSIEGHEETFTVFTTRPDTLFGATYAVMAPEHEFVEKITTAEQKAAVEKYLHEIQTKSDLERTDLAKEKTGVFTGAYAINPANGEKMPIWVADYVLMSYGSGAIMAVPAHDERDYEFASVFELPIKEVVAGGNIEEEAYVGDGPHVNSEFLNGLDQDEAISKMIAWLEENKKGTKKITYRLRDWLFARQRYWGEPIPIIHWEDGSMSTVPEEELPLELPEMTEIKPSGTGESPLANNEAWVSVVDLETGMKGRRETNTMPQWAGSCWYFLRYVDPHNAEQLADPEALKEWFPIDIYIGGAEHAVLHLLYARFWHKFLYDIGVVSTKEPFQRLYNQGMILGEGNEKMSKSKGNVVNPDDIISSHGADTLRLYEMFMGPLDASVAWSTNGLDGSRRFLDRVWRLYMNDDQSLTDRITDDAATELDKVYHETVKKVTEDFENLHFNTGISQMMVFVNECYKVDSIPKNYAEGFVKLLSPVAPHMCEEIWQKLGKEDSISLAGWPAYDESKLVQEEVEVVLQVMGKVRAKLSVPVGTEKEELEKMALNEESVKKWVEGKTIRKVIVVPDKLVNVVAN
- a CDS encoding class I SAM-dependent methyltransferase, whose product is MLLNVLTCAHSLLKESLQEGDIAIDATCGNGHDTLFLSQAVGNSGKVYGFDIQAQAIQKTNEKLQENDCHNVSLIQDSHEKISTYMKEVILGGAIFNLGYLPQSDKSIITKAPSTITAIQAILEKLKPNGRLILVIYYGHPGGEEEKEAILAYTSQLDQKEYQVLRYQFINQQNQAPFLIAIEKKKRS